The Scyliorhinus torazame isolate Kashiwa2021f chromosome 7, sScyTor2.1, whole genome shotgun sequence genome has a window encoding:
- the LOC140427378 gene encoding uncharacterized protein produces MEDHTGFIKGRQLTANIRRLLNLIVTPPREGTLEVIISRDTEKENGLEWRYLMEVLERFVFEPAFTPWVKLLYSASAANTWTNTSSSEYFRLHSGTRQGCPLSPLLFALATEP; encoded by the coding sequence ATGGAAGATCACACCGGGTTtatcaagggcagacagctaacggcGAACATAAGACGCCTGCTGAACCTGATTGTGACCCCACCCAGAGAGGGGACactagaagtgatcatctcccgagACACTGAGAAGGAGAATGGattagaatggaggtacctcatggaggtgcttgaacggtTTGTGTTTGAGCCAGCGTTCACCCCGTGGGTGAAACTGCTATACAGTGCTTCGGCAGCCAACACATGGACAAACACCTCCAGCtctgaatatttcaggctgcacagcGGCACGAGGCAAGGTtgcccgctgtccccactgctgtttgctctggcaactGAGCCCTGA